The following are from one region of the Melospiza melodia melodia isolate bMelMel2 chromosome 16, bMelMel2.pri, whole genome shotgun sequence genome:
- the IGBP1 gene encoding immunoglobulin-binding protein 1 isoform X2 produces MMAEAGADGPRLAELLALGRRLWEELEASTEPSSGAPAVQDKVRQGLDALKRAAAMVTQLELFSENEELEEVASADLKFMLLPALQGALTLKQVDLSKRREHLESAREHFLHFLKLCRNYGLGSFQLPSSTSSEDEARSSPAPQDPGQSTLMAMAVSRSAKIERYKQKKELENKLASMSSSVESGTADEDQIREFYILQIQKWIGTSLEEMESIEQELVILKSRDAARQAPAGSRGPPRPARTPVKPFILTRDAAQARVFGAGYPGLPTMTVDDWYEQRRKQGIVSSPQRVPAGTSDEEMQKQQKETEEEEDDEEALRKARDWDDWKDTHPRGYGNRHNMG; encoded by the exons ATGATGGCGGAGGCGGGCGCGGACGGCCCCCGGCTGGCGGAGCTGCTGGCGTTGGGGCGGCGGCTCtgggaagagctggaggccagcaCCGAGCCCTCCTCGGGAGCCCCGGCCGTGCAGGACAAGGTGCGGCAGGGGCTGGACGCGCTGAAGCGGGCGGCGGCCATGGTGACGCAGCTGGAGCTGTTCAG TGAGaatgaggagctggaggaggtcGCCTCAGCCGACCTGAAGTTCATGCTGCTGCCGGCGCTGCAGGGAGCCCTGACGCTGAAGCAGGTGGACCTGAGCAAGAGAAGGGAGCACCTGGAGAGTGCCCGGGAGCATTTCCTGCACTTCCTGAAGCTCTGCAGGAATTACGGGCTGGGCTCTTTCCAGctgccctccagcacatccaGCGAGGATGAAGCCAGGAGCTCCCCGGCCCCCCAGGACCCCGGCCAGTCCACCCTGATGGCCATGGCCGTGAGCAGATCAGCCAAAATTGAAAG ATACAAGCAGAAGAAGGAGCTGGAGAACAAATTGGCCTCCATGAGCAGCTCCGTGGAGAGCGGGACAGCGGACGAGGATCAGATCCGGGAATTTTACATCCTCCAGATCCAGAAATGGATCGGCACCAGCCTGGAGGAGATGGAGAGCATCGAGCAGGAGCTGGTGATCCTGAAGAGCAGGGATGCAGCCAGGCAG GCTCCAGCAGGTTCCCGTGGCCCTCCCCGGCCAGCCAGGACTCCGGTGAAACCCTTCATCCTCACCCGGGATGCTGCTCAGGCCAG GGTGTTTGGAGCTGGCTATCCTGGGCTGCCCACCATGACTGTGGATGACTGGTACGAGCAACGCCGTAAGCAGGGAATCGTGTCCTCcccacagagggttccag CAGGTACAAGTGATGAGGAGATGCAGAAGCAGCAGAAggagacagaggaggaggaggatgatgaggaagCTCTTCGGAAAGCTCGGGACTGGGACGACTGGAAGGACACACACCCCCGGGGCTATGGCAACAGGCACAACATGGGCTGA
- the IGBP1 gene encoding immunoglobulin-binding protein 1 isoform X1 — MMAEAGADGPRLAELLALGRRLWEELEASTEPSSGAPAVQDKVRQGLDALKRAAAMVTQLELFSENEELEEVASADLKFMLLPALQGALTLKQVDLSKRREHLESAREHFLHFLKLCRNYGLGSFQLPSSTSSEDEARSSPAPQDPGQSTLMAMAVSRSAKIERYKQKKELENKLASMSSSVESGTADEDQIREFYILQIQKWIGTSLEEMESIEQELVILKSRDAARQAPAGSRGPPRPARTPVKPFILTRDAAQARVFGAGYPGLPTMTVDDWYEQRRKQGIVSSPQRVPGTSDEEMQKQQKETEEEEDDEEALRKARDWDDWKDTHPRGYGNRHNMG; from the exons ATGATGGCGGAGGCGGGCGCGGACGGCCCCCGGCTGGCGGAGCTGCTGGCGTTGGGGCGGCGGCTCtgggaagagctggaggccagcaCCGAGCCCTCCTCGGGAGCCCCGGCCGTGCAGGACAAGGTGCGGCAGGGGCTGGACGCGCTGAAGCGGGCGGCGGCCATGGTGACGCAGCTGGAGCTGTTCAG TGAGaatgaggagctggaggaggtcGCCTCAGCCGACCTGAAGTTCATGCTGCTGCCGGCGCTGCAGGGAGCCCTGACGCTGAAGCAGGTGGACCTGAGCAAGAGAAGGGAGCACCTGGAGAGTGCCCGGGAGCATTTCCTGCACTTCCTGAAGCTCTGCAGGAATTACGGGCTGGGCTCTTTCCAGctgccctccagcacatccaGCGAGGATGAAGCCAGGAGCTCCCCGGCCCCCCAGGACCCCGGCCAGTCCACCCTGATGGCCATGGCCGTGAGCAGATCAGCCAAAATTGAAAG ATACAAGCAGAAGAAGGAGCTGGAGAACAAATTGGCCTCCATGAGCAGCTCCGTGGAGAGCGGGACAGCGGACGAGGATCAGATCCGGGAATTTTACATCCTCCAGATCCAGAAATGGATCGGCACCAGCCTGGAGGAGATGGAGAGCATCGAGCAGGAGCTGGTGATCCTGAAGAGCAGGGATGCAGCCAGGCAG GCTCCAGCAGGTTCCCGTGGCCCTCCCCGGCCAGCCAGGACTCCGGTGAAACCCTTCATCCTCACCCGGGATGCTGCTCAGGCCAG GGTGTTTGGAGCTGGCTATCCTGGGCTGCCCACCATGACTGTGGATGACTGGTACGAGCAACGCCGTAAGCAGGGAATCGTGTCCTCcccacagagggttccag GTACAAGTGATGAGGAGATGCAGAAGCAGCAGAAggagacagaggaggaggaggatgatgaggaagCTCTTCGGAAAGCTCGGGACTGGGACGACTGGAAGGACACACACCCCCGGGGCTATGGCAACAGGCACAACATGGGCTGA